TGGCATGGATGATGTAAAGGTAATGATTGGCGGGGCGGTTGTAACTGCTGCTTTTGCTGATACTATCGGCGCTCATGGCTACTCTGAAGATGCAGTGTCTGCTGTGCGAGTTGCTCAATCTTTCATAGAGGAGAAGTAGTCAGCATGAAATCTATTAAATCCATAATGCGTATCGCGTTCTTGTGCACGGCATTTGCCGTTGTTCTTGGAGTACAGTCTGCTGTGGCAGAACCTCTAAAAAAAGCGGATACCGCAGAAGTTATTAAGCTCATAAACAGCGGCAAGGGCAAAGTTACCGTTGTGAATTTTTGGGCTTCATGGTGTCCGCCATGCCGTGAAGAACTGCCGGATTTAAAAAAGACTCGTGCTGCATTTTCCGGTGACGACTTGTTGTTGCTCGGCGTTTCTGTGGATGAAAACGCTGCGGCTGCTGAAAAGGCTGTAAAAGAATTCGGGCTGAATTACCCTGTGGTTCTTGCCGAATCTGATGTTTATGAGACGTTTGGAATTAAGTCTATTCCACGCCTTCTTATATACAATACAAAGGGAAAGCTTCTTGTTGATCACGTAGGTCCTGTTAGCTTCAAGGATTTAAAAGTGCTCATCGATCAAGTCTTAAAGGGAAAACAGAAATAATGTCTGAGCCGTTTATTCGCAAAGCACAGATGCGGGACGTGAAGGTGATTCATAACCTGCTGTTAACGTGCTCTAGTCAAGGTGTCCTTCTTCCTCGCTCATTAACTCAATTGTACAATTGCCTGCGAGAATTTAATGTCTTAGATCCTGGTGACGGGGGAGATATTATCGGGTGTTGTGCTCTTTCTATTGTTTGGGAAGGGTTAGCAGAAATCCGTTCCCTTATTGTAGACGAAAAAGCGCGTCGTGGTGGGTACGGTCGTGAGCTTGTAGATGAGTGTATAGACGAAGCTCGCAGATTAGGTATTTACAAAATCTTCACTCTCACCTATCAAGATGCCTTTTTTCAGAAGCTAGGCTTTGTTGAAGTGTCGAAGGAAGTACTGCCTCAAAAGATTTGGGCAGATTGTGTTAATTGTCCTAAATTCCCAGAGTGTGACGAAATCGCCATGCTCTTAGAGATACAACCAGAGAATTCTGGAGAGAGTTAATGGAAATCAAGGAACTTACAGTAGTTTATAGCGAAGAACAGATTCAGGAACGTGTAAAAGAGCTTGCAGAGCAGATCAATAATGACTTCGAGGGAAAAGACCTTGTTGTCGTTTGTGTGCTTAAAGGTGCTTTCATGTTTTTCTCTGATTTATTAAAGCATCTCACCGTTAAGCCCGAAATAGACTTTGTGCGTTGCGCAAGCTATGGCAACAGCACAAACAGTTCTAAAACAGTTTCTTTCACTAAAGACCTCGAAGTTTCTATTAAGGGAAAACATGTTCTCATCGTGGAAGACATTGTTGACACTGGTCATACTATTGCCTTCCTCATGTCTCAGCTTAAAGCTCGTGGTGCAGATTCTCTTAAACTTGCTTCTATTGTAGAAAAAGTTGAGCGTCGCGAAATTGATGTCGTTGTTGATTACCCGGGTTTTACTCTGGAAAAAGGGTTTATTGTCGGGTATGGAATGGACTACGCTGAAAAATATCGTGAGTTGGGAGCTATTTACGAAGCTACTGTAATCGAATAACGGTTTTTGAAAACGTAATTGGGAAGCGTTATGCACATTACCTGTCCAAATTGTTCTACCAAGTTTAGTCTTCCAGATGAAATGTTCAAAGACGGAGCACAAGCTCGTTGCACAGTGTGCGATGAAGTCTTTCCTCTTATTCAACCTGCTGAACATAATGTTGAAGTAGAATCTCAAGAAGAAATATCTTTCTCTGAATCGCCAGAAATGGAAGAAACCATTGCTCCAGATGGCAACATGGATGCACTTATTGGAGAGGAAGGTACATTTGGGCTTGGCGAACCTAAGAAAAAGAAAAAATCCGGTAAGGGTTGTCTTGTCTTTTTCTTGATTCTTCTTCTACTGGGTGGAGCTTGTGCTGGTGCGTGGTATTTTGCACCAGAACTTGTTAACCGGTTCCTGCCTATGAAGGAAAAAGCCCAGAGTGGCCCTGTAACCGTTGCGAATGATGTTTCCCGCATTTCACTCAAAAACATTAGCCAATACTACATTACAAATGAGAAAATTGGTCAGATTTTTGTTATCGAAGGTGATGCAGAAAACCGTTTTGGTGTTCCTAAGGAACTCATTAAGGTGGAGGCAACATTGTACGATGCAAATAATGTAGCGATTGTCGCTAAGCAACAGCTTGCTGGTTCCAGTGTTTCTTTGTTCCAGCTTCAGGTTTTAGCTAAAGAAGAGCTTGCTGATGCGCTGAATAACAAAGTTGAGATCTTGACTAACAACACCAACGTGATGCCTACAAAATCTGTTCATTTTATGGTGGTTTTTTATGATCCGCCTAAGGGTGTTGCAGAGTTTGGGGTGAAGGTTGTTGAAGCTAAGAATCCTCCTGTTCAGTAGTATACAGTGAAGACTCGCGAAATATATATTTGCTCCGCTTGTGGTGCTTCTTCAGCACAATGGCGTGGGCAATGTCCGAAATGTAAGGAGTGGAACACTCTTGAGGCCCGCACTGTTTCGAAAGAGCAGGCCAAAAGGCGTGGTTCCACTCCTTTAGTCTCTTCAGGGTCTGCCATTATTCCTCTTCGTGATGTGAAAGAAGATGACCATACCCCTTTTGGGACGGGCATGGCTGAGCTGGATCGCATCCTCGGTTCCGGTCTTGTGCCGGGAGCGGCTTTGTTGATCGGTGGCGAGCCGGGAATTGGTAAATCAACGTTGCTGCTGCAAGTGGCTGGGGGTGTTGCTGAGTCCGGTAAACAGGTGTTGTATGTTTCCGGTGAAGAGTCATTGGGGCAACTTCGCGCCCGTGCAGCCCGCCTTGACGCTCTGGACGAAAATCTTACCGCGATTTCTACTTCTAAGTTAGATGATGTTCTACCAGTGCTGGAATCATCGAACCCGCCGGACTTGCTGATTGTTGATTCAGTCCAGACTATTTCATCGCTTCGGGTGGAAGGACTGCCCGGTAGTGTAACGCAGGTTCGTGCGGTATCGATTGAACTTATTGAAACATGCAAGCGGGTAGGCATTTCTTTGTTGCTTGTGGGACATGTTACAAAAGATGGGCAGCTTGCGGGGCCAAAACTCCTTGAGCATATGGTAGATACTGTAATCTCCATTGAGGGTGATCGCAGGCAGATGTACCGCATGATGCGTGTCATAAAAAACCGTTTTGGTCCTAATCAGGAACTTATTGTTTTTGAAATGGTGCAGGACGGTATGCAGATTGTGGATGACCCTTCAACTTATTTTCTTGGTGCGCGCGACCCGCAGCTATCCGGCACAGCTGTTGTTATGGCTGTTGACGGGCAGCGTCCATTTGCCGTTGAAGTTCAGGCTCTGGTGAGTCGCAGCTATCTTTCTATCCCACGCCGTACTGGACTCGGTTTTGATGTGAATAGACTGCATCTGTTGCTTGCGGTGCTGGAGAAACGTCTGCGTCTAAATTTTGCAGAGGTCGATATATATGCGAAAGTTGGCGGCGGGATGAAGCTGCAAGACCCGGGGATGGATCTTGCTTTGATTGCTGCTGTGCTTTCTTCTTTTTATGATCTTCCACTTCCTTCTAAGTCGGTATTATGGGGTGAGGTAGATTTGAACGGTCAGGTACGTCCTGTGGCGTCACATGATATCAGACAGCGTCAGGCCGCTAGACTTGGGTACCGTCCTATATTATGTCCTGAATCAGAGCCGGAAACAGGACTGCGCACGATTGTTCAGTTGCAGGAAGCTCTTTTTAGTAAAAATGGGTAGCAGCGTACTCGTATACGTTGTCGTGTAGGGACGTTAAAAAGCAGCAGTACACCAAAATTTCCTTGTGGGTTTTGGTGTTTTTTTGCCGCCTTTTTTTCGTGGGTATGAGTGTGAAAAGCGTATTGTGTTACTTCTCTTAGAGAATAAAGGCAAAATGTAATGTTAGATGACACATGTGTGCAGCGTGGCAGCGTTGCTGATTACCAAAATCATTCAGGGCCGGCTCTTCATTCAGCTCAGGCCTCTTTTGATGCTCAACTGTACACAATGTCTTATGTGCGACTTAGATTGCAATCTGATCTTGCAAGTGAAACTCCGGCTTCTATTTTTGCCGCACAGGAAGAACAGGGAACAGTTTTTTATCTGCCAGAATTAACATTTCTGCCTACGCTCGATGAGTATACAGTCGGTGAGCGCTACCTGCAGTACCATGTTTTAGTAATTTCGCCGTTAGCATGCAGCGCTGAACCTAGCGGTTCAGTATTTGATTCTCTTGGCTCTGCTGAATTTGCCAAGCTGGGCACTACAGGGGATGATTGCTGCAAAAATGTTACGGATGTCTTTTCTCAATATTTTTTATCTGCAATAGGCCGTGGCCAGGCCGATTTCGCTGAAATATCAGAGGAGTTGCGAGAACTGTTGCAGCCTTTGTTTGTTGCACAGGATGTTTTGCAATCTTTCGATGTGCTTCCCAATTCGTCCTGTCAGTCTGAAGACGTTTATCGATCTGATGGTACCGTCCTACTACCGGTAGATGATGCTTCTGAGAAGGTTCCCGTTTCAACCGGCATGCGGGAAGAGGCTTTGGGCGTCGTTTCTGAACCGGAGGAGCATAACTCCGCGGTACCTATGTCCGATTTAGAATGTTCTAATGCACCTCGGGTTACGGACACCATGGACGTGGTTCCTTCCAGCATCTTGAACGAAAGTCGCTCCGGCTATCTTGCGAGTGTTTGCGACCAACGTATGCCTTTTGTGGAAAGTGGGTCTCTTCGTGATTCGGATCCTTCTTTATTTGCTGCGGGCAGTAAAAAGTCTTTCGAAGATAGCGCAGTGTTGTCAGCCTGCAGTTCAGTAAAACCTTTTTCATGTAGAAAAAGGTCCTGCCTTACCCCTCTGCAATCAACCC
This sequence is a window from Halodesulfovibrio aestuarii DSM 17919 = ATCC 29578. Protein-coding genes within it:
- a CDS encoding TlpA family protein disulfide reductase, whose translation is MKSIKSIMRIAFLCTAFAVVLGVQSAVAEPLKKADTAEVIKLINSGKGKVTVVNFWASWCPPCREELPDLKKTRAAFSGDDLLLLGVSVDENAAAAEKAVKEFGLNYPVVLAESDVYETFGIKSIPRLLIYNTKGKLLVDHVGPVSFKDLKVLIDQVLKGKQK
- a CDS encoding N-acetyltransferase; translation: MSEPFIRKAQMRDVKVIHNLLLTCSSQGVLLPRSLTQLYNCLREFNVLDPGDGGDIIGCCALSIVWEGLAEIRSLIVDEKARRGGYGRELVDECIDEARRLGIYKIFTLTYQDAFFQKLGFVEVSKEVLPQKIWADCVNCPKFPECDEIAMLLEIQPENSGES
- the hpt gene encoding hypoxanthine phosphoribosyltransferase: MEIKELTVVYSEEQIQERVKELAEQINNDFEGKDLVVVCVLKGAFMFFSDLLKHLTVKPEIDFVRCASYGNSTNSSKTVSFTKDLEVSIKGKHVLIVEDIVDTGHTIAFLMSQLKARGADSLKLASIVEKVERREIDVVVDYPGFTLEKGFIVGYGMDYAEKYRELGAIYEATVIE
- a CDS encoding DUF3426 domain-containing protein, which gives rise to MHITCPNCSTKFSLPDEMFKDGAQARCTVCDEVFPLIQPAEHNVEVESQEEISFSESPEMEETIAPDGNMDALIGEEGTFGLGEPKKKKKSGKGCLVFFLILLLLGGACAGAWYFAPELVNRFLPMKEKAQSGPVTVANDVSRISLKNISQYYITNEKIGQIFVIEGDAENRFGVPKELIKVEATLYDANNVAIVAKQQLAGSSVSLFQLQVLAKEELADALNNKVEILTNNTNVMPTKSVHFMVVFYDPPKGVAEFGVKVVEAKNPPVQ
- the radA gene encoding DNA repair protein RadA — protein: MKTREIYICSACGASSAQWRGQCPKCKEWNTLEARTVSKEQAKRRGSTPLVSSGSAIIPLRDVKEDDHTPFGTGMAELDRILGSGLVPGAALLIGGEPGIGKSTLLLQVAGGVAESGKQVLYVSGEESLGQLRARAARLDALDENLTAISTSKLDDVLPVLESSNPPDLLIVDSVQTISSLRVEGLPGSVTQVRAVSIELIETCKRVGISLLLVGHVTKDGQLAGPKLLEHMVDTVISIEGDRRQMYRMMRVIKNRFGPNQELIVFEMVQDGMQIVDDPSTYFLGARDPQLSGTAVVMAVDGQRPFAVEVQALVSRSYLSIPRRTGLGFDVNRLHLLLAVLEKRLRLNFAEVDIYAKVGGGMKLQDPGMDLALIAAVLSSFYDLPLPSKSVLWGEVDLNGQVRPVASHDIRQRQAARLGYRPILCPESEPETGLRTIVQLQEALFSKNG